A part of Rhinatrema bivittatum chromosome 16, aRhiBiv1.1, whole genome shotgun sequence genomic DNA contains:
- the LOC115078784 gene encoding paired immunoglobulin-like type 2 receptor beta isoform X2, with product MGTLLVLTVILLSRPAAVSAQTPGYVVNQPESVSAVLGGSVILPCSFSYPRAIEPVRDLRVYWRSDSFHGPVIYNPSEGFTRQDYAGRISLVGDPRGQKTASIRISDLRERDSNWYFCRVGVRTNDGKTEVWQSIPGTKLTVTGGTSTGAQATTSSSTRAQARTSSSTTAQGISGAMKEPNEEKPSIPLIAGAVIGALLLVFIVGISCFFLRRNRGTRQAQKNSTEVKEAVELETHEKMKNGGSGEPVYSAPDSRNQLEPEGGLVYASLDHKTPNKARTEGRRAPLPEETTVYAAVSGGALS from the exons ATGGGCACACTCCTGGTACTGACGGTAATACTGCTGTCCCGTCCTGCTGCTG TCTCTGCTCAAACGCCCGGCTATGTGGTGAATCAGCCCGAGTCGGTCTCAGCCGTGCTGGGGGGCTCCGTCATCCTGCCCTGCTCCTTCTCCTACCCCCGGGCGATCGAGCCCGTCCGGGATCTGAGAGTGTACTGGAGATCTGACTCGTTCCATGGACCTGTTATATACAACCCCAGCGAGGGATTCACCCGTCAGGACTACGCAGGGCGGATCTCACTGGTCGGGGACCCGCGGGGGCAGAAGACGGCCTCTATCAGAATAAGTGACCTGAGGGAGAGGGACAGTAACTGGTACTTCTGCCGTGTGGGGGTGAGGACGAACGATGGAAAAACTGAAGTATGGCAAAGCATCCCAGGGACGAAGCTCACAGTGACAG GGGGCACCTCCACCGGAGCCCAGGCGACGACAAGCAgctccaccagagcccaggcgagGACAAgcagctccaccacagcccaggGGATCTCTGGCGCCATGAAGGAGCCCAACGAGGAGAAGCCTTCCATCCCTCTGATCGCTGGGGCGGTGATCGGCGCCCTCCTGTTGGTCTTTATCGTGGGCATCAGCTGTTTcttcctgaggaggaacagag GAACAAGACAAGCACAGAAAAATTCTACAGAGGT GAAGGAAGCTGTTGAACTTGAGACACATGAGAAGATGAAGAATGGAG GGTCCGGAGAACCTGTTTATTCTGCACCAGACTCCAGGAATCAG TTGGAACCGGAGGGTGGTCTCGTCTATGCCAGCCTGGATCACAAGACCCCCAACAAAGCAAGGACGGAAGGGCGCAGGGCCCCCCTTCCCGAGGAAACAACGGTGTATGCGGCTGTGAGCGGGGGGGCTCTGTCCTGA
- the LOC115078784 gene encoding paired immunoglobulin-like type 2 receptor beta isoform X1, translating to MGTLLVLTVILLSRPAAVSAQTPGYVVNQPESVSAVLGGSVILPCSFSYPRAIEPVRDLRVYWRSDSFHGPVIYNPSEGFTRQDYAGRISLVGDPRGQKTASIRISDLRERDSNWYFCRVGVRTNDGKTEVWQSIPGTKLTVTGGTSTGAQATTSSSTRAQARTSSSTTAQGISGAMKEPNEEKPSIPLIAGAVIGALLLVFIVGISCFFLRRNRGTRQAQKNSTEVRKEAVELETHEKMKNGGSGEPVYSAPDSRNQLEPEGGLVYASLDHKTPNKARTEGRRAPLPEETTVYAAVSGGALS from the exons ATGGGCACACTCCTGGTACTGACGGTAATACTGCTGTCCCGTCCTGCTGCTG TCTCTGCTCAAACGCCCGGCTATGTGGTGAATCAGCCCGAGTCGGTCTCAGCCGTGCTGGGGGGCTCCGTCATCCTGCCCTGCTCCTTCTCCTACCCCCGGGCGATCGAGCCCGTCCGGGATCTGAGAGTGTACTGGAGATCTGACTCGTTCCATGGACCTGTTATATACAACCCCAGCGAGGGATTCACCCGTCAGGACTACGCAGGGCGGATCTCACTGGTCGGGGACCCGCGGGGGCAGAAGACGGCCTCTATCAGAATAAGTGACCTGAGGGAGAGGGACAGTAACTGGTACTTCTGCCGTGTGGGGGTGAGGACGAACGATGGAAAAACTGAAGTATGGCAAAGCATCCCAGGGACGAAGCTCACAGTGACAG GGGGCACCTCCACCGGAGCCCAGGCGACGACAAGCAgctccaccagagcccaggcgagGACAAgcagctccaccacagcccaggGGATCTCTGGCGCCATGAAGGAGCCCAACGAGGAGAAGCCTTCCATCCCTCTGATCGCTGGGGCGGTGATCGGCGCCCTCCTGTTGGTCTTTATCGTGGGCATCAGCTGTTTcttcctgaggaggaacagag GAACAAGACAAGCACAGAAAAATTCTACAGAGGT tAGGAAGGAAGCTGTTGAACTTGAGACACATGAGAAGATGAAGAATGGAG GGTCCGGAGAACCTGTTTATTCTGCACCAGACTCCAGGAATCAG TTGGAACCGGAGGGTGGTCTCGTCTATGCCAGCCTGGATCACAAGACCCCCAACAAAGCAAGGACGGAAGGGCGCAGGGCCCCCCTTCCCGAGGAAACAACGGTGTATGCGGCTGTGAGCGGGGGGGCTCTGTCCTGA